One Balaenoptera musculus isolate JJ_BM4_2016_0621 chromosome 13, mBalMus1.pri.v3, whole genome shotgun sequence genomic region harbors:
- the IL37 gene encoding LOW QUALITY PROTEIN: interleukin-37 (The sequence of the model RefSeq protein was modified relative to this genomic sequence to represent the inferred CDS: substituted 1 base at 1 genomic stop codon), with amino-acid sequence MSFLEEKPGVKMDSEDCERDELQCHSEGPRVKAKGLEKFTIHDGDHKVLVPDSGTLRAVLYKTYILPETFFVSASHVRSACEEKGSLILLAVSKGELCLFCDVNKRQSQPKQKLSDVATQKEPSCLPFIFYRVKVGSWNTLESAAQPXWFVCTSCNPGEPVGITNTCGRRKHTEFSFRQFCKAEMSPSEVRE; translated from the exons ATGTCCTTTTTGGAGGAGAAACCAGGTGTGAAAATGGACTCTGAAGACTGTGAAAGAGATGAACTTCAGTGCCACTCAGAAG GTCCAAGAGTGAAGGCCAAAGGCCTGGAGAAGTTCACCATCCATGACGGGGATCACAAAGTATTGGTCCCGGACTCTGGGACCCTCAGAGCTGTTCTGTATAAAACCTACATACTCCCAG AGACCTTCTTTGTATCAGCCTCCCACGTGAGGTCAGCTTGTGAGGAGAAAGGAAGCCTGATTCTCTTGGCCGTCTCTAAAGGCGAGCTGTGTCTCTTCTGTGACGTGAACAAAAGACAAAGCCAGCCA AAGCAGAAACTTTCCGACGTGGCCACCCAGAAGGAACCATCATGCCTGCCCTTCATCTTTTATAGGGTTAAGGTGGGCTCCTGGAACACCTTGGAGTCAGCTGCCCAACCCTGATGGTTTGTCTGCACCTCCTGCAATCCCGGGGAACCGGTTGGAATAACAAATACTTGCGGGAGAAGGAAACACACTGAGTTTTCATTTCGGCAATTCTGCAAAGCTGAAATGAGCCCCAGTGAAGTCAGAGAATAA